TTTCGCATAACTTGGCAGCAAATTTCAAGTTGCGAATTGGATCATGAACATGCTgttaaggaacagcggggatacttctctcatatcaatcagtgctgtccgatacaagttttataatatgggacctcctttttattgccgagttccAAGGGCGTGCCATAGATCGTCACCACTTTTGTAGAGAAGTTAAAACGAGAGATTATCTAAGATAACTACCCAACAAATGTCGGTAGCACTAGGAGGGAATAATctccgctgaaaatgtttatgatgttcacgccaggattttaACCCAGGTATTCAGCGTTAAAAGAGGTCATGCTGATCCctacgctacgatggcctcccttGACGGCAAGTTCCAAATAGACAGCATATTCATTATTCCAAACTTGCCTGCGGTATGGATCTAAACGCTCTTCGGCGCATGCAAATCATTGGACCTTTTAAACTACCTCTTCCTTTCATAATGGCCGGGTACATCAAGTAAATCATCaaccaaatttcccataaacatttcattaaggaacaggggatacttctctcatatcaatgagtgcagtccgatttaagttaaagTTCAATAagaaggaacctccttttttatgccgagtccgaattaCATGGCGCACATCGACACCGCTTGAAAGAGAAGTTCTAACATGacagaatacctcacaaatgtcttccgatgaaaatttttctgatgttcatgatgggatttgaactcaggtaTTCGAATATGATCCAGTAAATCATATTCGGTTTAGAACACGAGTTTGGTATCCGCTtctagggccaagtgtctgggtgtcCACCACACCCTAAAAACACCAAcgagatacccaccgcccagaagccttaaggtagatttacttgatctagagcgtgaggttcacctctagatcaagcggcatatcaagcgagtctagacaacattaatgcagacacggtagaagatgcggtaaatagctacggGGTGAATgaagtccttggagaacaaccgccttccattgcacctgcagaaattgacctcccccggcaagccaaagtagttctggctcaattacgctcTGCCAGATGCAGccgcaaggattgatgccgacctgcaaaatgtatgtcccgattgtgaccagggaccacacgatacacttCACCTGTTTCCTACTTTATACGGAACTTCCCCCTGCAGAATTGGAAATACCAACGGTTTTTTTTCTGCGAGTAAAGTTTTTTAGCTTGTCAGCACTGGTTGAGTTCAAACATCATCTGTGAAAAGTGTTCAgcatactctgccatttcataaTGGAGATAATCACAAACGAGTAACGACTGCACATCTTTGAgcattattatcaaaatttgtgCTCTGTGATAACAGGCGGATGAAAATCCAACCTTATATGGAAAAACTGAGTTCAGCGAttaggctcatttctggctaaATAGAAACGTAAGCAAGCAAATCATATGCCAAGTCTGAGGTGAAGAATAATCACATGTGCGTAAACATGGATTCATGGATCAAGCCATGAAACGCTACTTTTTTGCCACAATTGGTTGATTTGAACTTGGTTGatatgtgatttcaacaagacctGCGTGTGCAACCTGCCACTCAGCTCGAGAAACAATAGATTTGACGCCTATTCACTATTTCTTGTAGAGTCATGTGAAGTCGTTGGTCATGAGGACAAGCCAAATACAATTGAAGCTTTAGAGTATAACACAACACGTGCACGTTTGACATGTTACATGTTATTCGTGGAATACGGATCGAAATGATCGAAAAAGTGGTGCAAAATTGGACCTTACATATGGACCATTTGGGCAAAAGCAGTGGTCGTTATTTACTTGAAattatatttaaagaaaaaactacGCTTAAAATTTACCCTTTCCAAACGAATTGAAGCTAAAGCTTTAATTCATCATTCCTTAATAGGTGAAGAACATCCTCTAAAAAATGCACTGATAGGTCTTTATTTCTAATATTAACTTAAAATGATTGTATCCCCTTAGATAAACTTTGACTATAGAGAAATTCTTTCATAACTAACCTTCTTTTTCATTACAGATGGATGATCAGCACACAATTCTCCCCCATTGATGCGCGTCGTGCCTTCCCCTGTTTTGACCGTCCCGATATGAAAGCGAATTTTTCAATCAGTATTATAAGACCCACCCGAACCGCAATGGCTTTATCAAATATGCCTGTATATAATAGCACGTAAGTTGGATAGTATCTTCCATCTTCACATCAACTTTATTGAAAATCTTGATTTTGTTTCTGTTTTCAGTGTAATTCGTCCCGGCTTTACCCGTGACGATTTTATGACTACACCAAAAATGCCTACCTACCTCTTAGCTTTTATTgtatcgaatttggttaaatctCATTACTCTGATCGTGATGCTTCCATGGTGCCACGTATTGAAATTTGGACTAAACCCGAAAATAAGGATATGACCCAATATGCCTATACATTGGTACGAAAATTCTTACCCTTCTATGAGGGCtattttggcataaaaaatcgTTTGCAAAAAATAGATTTGGTAACAGTGCCCGATTTTGGATTTGGAGCCATGGAGAATTGGGGTTTGATAACATTCAGGTAAGTTGATCGAAAAAAATTCTATTCTTGGAaatcttttcaaaatattcattcTTTATACTAATGTTATTGCTTTTATCTTTTTTACCGATTTCTCAGAGATTCTTCCCTTTTGGTACCTGAAGATTTAGAGAAAGCCTCTTCCTCAGAACACATGGAATTTGTTGCCCAAATTATAGCTCACGAATTGGCCCATCAATGGTTTGGCAATCTGGTAACTCCCAAATGGTGGGATGATTTGTGGCTCAAGGAAGGTTTTGCCTGTTACATGAGTTACATTGCGTTGAATCGTGTCCATCCCGAATATGAAATTATGGACACATTCACCGTCTTCGAATTCAGGGAATCCATGTCACATGATTCCGACAATAGTTCACATCCCATCTCATTTAATGTCAAGTCCACCAATGATATACGGCGTATTTTCGATCCCATCACCTATTCCAAGGGAACTATTCTACTGCGTATGTTAAACTCCATGGTGGGTAATGAAGCTTTCCGTGATGCCTCTCAAGATTTGTTGAAAACATTTGCCTATGGCAATGCCGATCGTGATGATTTATGGGAATTTATGACCAAACATGGTCATCTCAAAAAGACGTTACCCGATAATATGGATATTAAGACCATTATGGATACCTGGATCAATAAACCCGGCTATCCGGTGGTCAATGTGGAGAGACGTGGTGCCGATTTAATTGTTACCCAAGAGCGTTATATACTGCCCTCTCGCGATATGGCTGATGACAGCAAATGGATTATTCCCATTACCTATGAGACAAATGAAGTACGCACTGGCCACACCATACCCTCCTATTGGCTGATGGACAATGGCCATGAGTTGGTCATAAAGGATGTCTTTACTTCGGACAATAATAGCAATGACATTGTCTACTTGAATTTGAATCGCCAGGGTTATTATAGGGTAAACTATGATGTGGAATCTTGGTTGGCTTTGAAAAAGCAATTTAGCATTTTGCCTCGTGTGACCAGAGCCCAGTTGTTGGATGATGCCTTCCATTTGGCACAAGCAGAATATCTTACCTATGACATTCCTTTGACTTTCCTAATGGAAATATTCACCTCCATTGATGATGAATTGCTGTGGTCGGCTGCCCAACAAGGTTTGACCTATTTGATACATATGATGAGTCGTGAACCGGGCTATGAGACATTTAGGGTAAGTTGGAAATGGTTACGAGAGATGAGGAAAACATTTTGctaacattttgttttgtttttaggcCTTTATGAAATTCATGGTTAGACCCGCCTTTGACCAATACAATCTTCAAGAGCCCGATAATGAATCCCACATTCAATTGCAACACCGAGCCTTGGTAGCCAAATTGGCTTGTAAATTCAAATATGATCGCTGTTATAACATAGCCCACACTAAATATCGCAACTGGATGGCTGATCCCAATAGCAACCGGTAAGTCCAAATGATTATAagcaagaaaaagaagaaagaaagagaaCAAAGTTCTCGATCTGAAGTTGCACGAAAAGAACCGGGTATCGTGACCTTTAGATCGAAAACAGCTAAGATGGTTATCCATTCCTAAGCAAGGAGGTAATCAAGCCTAGGCAACATGGCAACGATTGGGTAATAATGCAATTCCTAGGCTATTCATGGGAAAGATGGAAAACGAATTATATTTACCTGGAGCTAGGAACCCTTAAGTTTTATATTTTCCAAATCTATCCGATTGACCCGGAGTCTAAATATAACGGGATCCACCAATTATTAGAAATGATGGGGCAAAGTTTTATTCATTCTTAAATTtcatcagatttgtactctgctcACAAAAGCCTTtaatttaagtctcatattctCCCCTTATACTTGACTAAAATTTAATATCACATTCCTACTGCAATTCCAAATATCTTACAATTGAGCTCAATATTATCCCGTTTATCTGAGAATTGTTtttgcgaaagccgggcaatgacataggcaatgctccaacgtctcatcatcttccccgcatgccctacacatgctataatttgccgcaccgattttacataagtaagttCTATGTGTCAccttatgataccgagagctatactgacttccttcttacttccttttagtaatacccttgtcttctcacgatatggGTCACCCCAtagattttcgctgtcctactaccgtttcgctgttccacagggttgcatgcgcattcgtcgcccactcccttaactcggactgcgtcgacccgaaaggcctcgggttaaccaagtttattgacttcagttctctggccttcactgccaaatcgtctgttttctcattcccagttactccactatggcctggcacccaaacgatgcggatggtgccatcctcagagaaggcgttaatcttcttcttacactgcaagaatgttcgtgaccttaccgtcctggttgttattgcccttatgacctgtttactgtccgtaaagatgttcacattcgacgtcctcgcgttaaaaccacaccacctaacgcattccgtgatcgcccggatctctgcctgca
This Stomoxys calcitrans chromosome 2, idStoCalc2.1, whole genome shotgun sequence DNA region includes the following protein-coding sequences:
- the LOC106083827 gene encoding aminopeptidase N isoform X1; its protein translation is MEGGYVNEEDSDAIIGVESPAHIPINCKQSLHQQQTRQPSPLLPTSETSSPIKLSSLSPDEDLDLDLNLPYASTTKPLDAKATHRPRWLTTEGMRAYLRDFDWRDVKKFKQKFFVEYYSEEQFLGGQLKTKNGQKYVFNGRPSGIFVSKTCAIFSCIIAILIVLFSVLITYFVTVSTTTPGCLNGHSDPTVNNNHLATASMLGMPQPKSKYNNEVAPVGDIPPDNEIFGEGAKDKFPNRQLQLYDGWLPLQYNVVIEPNNQTSTSNGSVAIRVQRDIRLTSFEPIVLDINNVTITNVRVTRDAYAMNFNAIDVEFESSYNSDYTAYVITLAKTLASEKDLRLIVSMEFVSQITDTLQGVYKTSYINVDTGKREWMISTQFSPIDARRAFPCFDRPDMKANFSISIIRPTRTAMALSNMPVYNSTVIRPGFTRDDFMTTPKMPTYLLAFIVSNLVKSHYSDRDASMVPRIEIWTKPENKDMTQYAYTLVRKFLPFYEGYFGIKNRLQKIDLVTVPDFGFGAMENWGLITFRDSSLLVPEDLEKASSSEHMEFVAQIIAHELAHQWFGNLVTPKWWDDLWLKEGFACYMSYIALNRVHPEYEIMDTFTVFEFRESMSHDSDNSSHPISFNVKSTNDIRRIFDPITYSKGTILLRMLNSMVGNEAFRDASQDLLKTFAYGNADRDDLWEFMTKHGHLKKTLPDNMDIKTIMDTWINKPGYPVVNVERRGADLIVTQERYILPSRDMADDSKWIIPITYETNEVRTGHTIPSYWLMDNGHELVIKDVFTSDNNSNDIVYLNLNRQGYYRVNYDVESWLALKKQFSILPRVTRAQLLDDAFHLAQAEYLTYDIPLTFLMEIFTSIDDELLWSAAQQGLTYLIHMMSREPGYETFRAFMKFMVRPAFDQYNLQEPDNESHIQLQHRALVAKLACKFKYDRCYNIAHTKYRNWMADPNSNRITPNMKPVIYCTAMEEGSFQEWHFAYRQYNRTTSASEKEQILSSLGCTTKPWLLSKYLNMTLNSTLIMKQDGARAFRAVAENPIGFEIAFDFLQTNIKEIAEYFGDGFSTLTSMIKSITTYMSKEYHKEQLERFREKAKGLGLHSVAAAIDLAMEQVNNNIYWRNRSYYSLKSFVDIIVEDFEINIF
- the LOC106083827 gene encoding aminopeptidase N isoform X2 gives rise to the protein MEGGYVNEEDSDAIIGVESPGGQLKTKNGQKYVFNGRPSGIFVSKTCAIFSCIIAILIVLFSVLITYFVTVSTTTPGCLNGHSDPTVNNNHLATASMLGMPQPKSKYNNEVAPVGDIPPDNEIFGEGAKDKFPNRQLQLYDGWLPLQYNVVIEPNNQTSTSNGSVAIRVQRDIRLTSFEPIVLDINNVTITNVRVTRDAYAMNFNAIDVEFESSYNSDYTAYVITLAKTLASEKDLRLIVSMEFVSQITDTLQGVYKTSYINVDTGKREWMISTQFSPIDARRAFPCFDRPDMKANFSISIIRPTRTAMALSNMPVYNSTVIRPGFTRDDFMTTPKMPTYLLAFIVSNLVKSHYSDRDASMVPRIEIWTKPENKDMTQYAYTLVRKFLPFYEGYFGIKNRLQKIDLVTVPDFGFGAMENWGLITFRDSSLLVPEDLEKASSSEHMEFVAQIIAHELAHQWFGNLVTPKWWDDLWLKEGFACYMSYIALNRVHPEYEIMDTFTVFEFRESMSHDSDNSSHPISFNVKSTNDIRRIFDPITYSKGTILLRMLNSMVGNEAFRDASQDLLKTFAYGNADRDDLWEFMTKHGHLKKTLPDNMDIKTIMDTWINKPGYPVVNVERRGADLIVTQERYILPSRDMADDSKWIIPITYETNEVRTGHTIPSYWLMDNGHELVIKDVFTSDNNSNDIVYLNLNRQGYYRVNYDVESWLALKKQFSILPRVTRAQLLDDAFHLAQAEYLTYDIPLTFLMEIFTSIDDELLWSAAQQGLTYLIHMMSREPGYETFRAFMKFMVRPAFDQYNLQEPDNESHIQLQHRALVAKLACKFKYDRCYNIAHTKYRNWMADPNSNRITPNMKPVIYCTAMEEGSFQEWHFAYRQYNRTTSASEKEQILSSLGCTTKPWLLSKYLNMTLNSTLIMKQDGARAFRAVAENPIGFEIAFDFLQTNIKEIAEYFGDGFSTLTSMIKSITTYMSKEYHKEQLERFREKAKGLGLHSVAAAIDLAMEQVNNNIYWRNRSYYSLKSFVDIIVEDFEINIF
- the LOC106083827 gene encoding aminopeptidase N isoform X3, which produces MEGGYVNEGGQLKTKNGQKYVFNGRPSGIFVSKTCAIFSCIIAILIVLFSVLITYFVTVSTTTPGCLNGHSDPTVNNNHLATASMLGMPQPKSKYNNEVAPVGDIPPDNEIFGEGAKDKFPNRQLQLYDGWLPLQYNVVIEPNNQTSTSNGSVAIRVQRDIRLTSFEPIVLDINNVTITNVRVTRDAYAMNFNAIDVEFESSYNSDYTAYVITLAKTLASEKDLRLIVSMEFVSQITDTLQGVYKTSYINVDTGKREWMISTQFSPIDARRAFPCFDRPDMKANFSISIIRPTRTAMALSNMPVYNSTVIRPGFTRDDFMTTPKMPTYLLAFIVSNLVKSHYSDRDASMVPRIEIWTKPENKDMTQYAYTLVRKFLPFYEGYFGIKNRLQKIDLVTVPDFGFGAMENWGLITFRDSSLLVPEDLEKASSSEHMEFVAQIIAHELAHQWFGNLVTPKWWDDLWLKEGFACYMSYIALNRVHPEYEIMDTFTVFEFRESMSHDSDNSSHPISFNVKSTNDIRRIFDPITYSKGTILLRMLNSMVGNEAFRDASQDLLKTFAYGNADRDDLWEFMTKHGHLKKTLPDNMDIKTIMDTWINKPGYPVVNVERRGADLIVTQERYILPSRDMADDSKWIIPITYETNEVRTGHTIPSYWLMDNGHELVIKDVFTSDNNSNDIVYLNLNRQGYYRVNYDVESWLALKKQFSILPRVTRAQLLDDAFHLAQAEYLTYDIPLTFLMEIFTSIDDELLWSAAQQGLTYLIHMMSREPGYETFRAFMKFMVRPAFDQYNLQEPDNESHIQLQHRALVAKLACKFKYDRCYNIAHTKYRNWMADPNSNRITPNMKPVIYCTAMEEGSFQEWHFAYRQYNRTTSASEKEQILSSLGCTTKPWLLSKYLNMTLNSTLIMKQDGARAFRAVAENPIGFEIAFDFLQTNIKEIAEYFGDGFSTLTSMIKSITTYMSKEYHKEQLERFREKAKGLGLHSVAAAIDLAMEQVNNNIYWRNRSYYSLKSFVDIIVEDFEINIF